The proteins below are encoded in one region of Desulfovibrio sp. JC010:
- a CDS encoding UDP-glucuronic acid decarboxylase family protein translates to MHLLKRVLVTGGAGFLGAHLCERLLAEGCDVICVDNFFTGTKSNVTHLLSNPNFEIIRHDVTFPLYLEIDEIYNLACPASPIHYQHDPVQTTKTSVHGAINMLGLAKRTGAKIFQASTSEVYGDPEVHPQPESYVGNVNPIGPRSCYDEGKRCAETLFFDYYRQHKVKIKVARIFNTYGSKMHPNDGRVVSNFIIQALQGVPITIYGDGSQSRSFCYVDDMIDGFLTLMATPDEVTGPVNLGNPNEFTIRELAEKVIEMTGSKSELIFKPLPGDDPKQRKPDITRAKELGWEPSIQLEKGLVSTIEYFKTLDFKSIFK, encoded by the coding sequence ATGCATTTACTGAAAAGGGTTCTGGTTACTGGCGGGGCAGGTTTTCTGGGGGCGCACCTTTGTGAACGGCTGCTTGCTGAGGGGTGTGATGTTATCTGCGTGGATAATTTTTTTACCGGGACCAAATCCAATGTCACCCATCTGTTGAGTAATCCTAATTTTGAGATAATCAGGCACGATGTAACTTTTCCGCTTTATCTGGAAATTGATGAAATCTACAATCTGGCCTGCCCGGCTTCTCCGATCCATTATCAGCACGACCCTGTGCAGACCACCAAGACTTCCGTGCACGGGGCCATCAATATGCTCGGCCTTGCCAAGCGTACCGGGGCGAAAATTTTTCAGGCTTCCACATCGGAAGTTTACGGCGATCCAGAAGTGCATCCCCAGCCGGAAAGTTATGTGGGCAACGTAAATCCCATCGGTCCCCGTTCCTGTTATGATGAGGGTAAACGTTGTGCGGAAACACTTTTTTTCGACTATTACCGCCAGCACAAAGTGAAAATCAAAGTGGCCCGTATCTTCAACACCTATGGTTCCAAGATGCACCCCAATGATGGCCGTGTGGTTTCAAATTTCATTATACAGGCCCTGCAGGGGGTACCGATCACCATCTATGGAGACGGCTCCCAAAGCCGTTCATTCTGTTATGTGGATGACATGATTGATGGTTTTCTGACCCTCATGGCTACCCCGGATGAAGTTACCGGTCCGGTAAACCTCGGTAATCCCAATGAGTTTACCATCCGCGAGCTGGCAGAAAAAGTAATTGAAATGACCGGATCAAAATCTGAACTTATCTTCAAGCCCCTGCCCGGAGATGATCCCAAGCAGCGCAAGCCGGACATCACCCGCGCCAAAGAACTGGGCTGGGAACCGAGCATCCAATTGGAGAAAGGACTGGTCAGCACAATTGAATATTTTAAGACTCTGGATTTTAAATCTATATTTAAATAA
- the hisI gene encoding phosphoribosyl-AMP cyclohydrolase: protein MIKPDFNKMGGMIPAIAQDAETGEVLMMAYMNEEAWNKTLETGDAHYWSRSRNTLWHKGGTSGHVQKIKSIKIDCDDDTLVLLIDQIGGAACHKGYRSCFYRELKDGEVIECSPMVFDPKEVYK from the coding sequence ATGATCAAGCCTGATTTTAACAAGATGGGTGGCATGATACCCGCCATCGCACAGGATGCCGAAACAGGAGAAGTCCTGATGATGGCCTACATGAATGAAGAAGCATGGAACAAAACGCTTGAAACCGGCGATGCCCATTACTGGAGCAGAAGCCGCAACACCCTCTGGCATAAAGGCGGAACTTCTGGTCATGTACAGAAAATCAAGTCCATCAAAATCGATTGCGATGATGATACCCTTGTTCTGCTCATCGACCAGATCGGCGGGGCTGCCTGCCACAAAGGATATAGAAGCTGTTTTTACCGTGAACTTAAGGATGGCGAAGTAATTGAATGTTCGCCCATGGTTTTTGACCCCAAGGAGGTATACAAATAA
- a CDS encoding HAD family hydrolase, giving the protein MKKIEAIVFDFDGTLAELTIDFDEMKKRLKALGSAFLDPLPEKDDIPALEWVDFIADCLAEDDPDLGKEFHTRCRFLIITMEVEAARNGKLFPFTCDILNGLRNSGIKTGIITRNTASAVRELVPEINNLSGCFLSREDVKNVKPHPEHLFMALEVIGVAPEHTLMVGDHPMDIETGKRAGAMTAGVATGRMSVEELRKADPDFVATDCAQLIQLLEKQGLVMNN; this is encoded by the coding sequence ATGAAAAAAATAGAAGCAATAGTATTTGATTTTGATGGCACTCTGGCTGAATTGACCATTGATTTTGATGAGATGAAAAAAAGATTGAAGGCCCTTGGCAGTGCTTTTCTTGATCCCCTGCCTGAAAAGGACGATATCCCGGCCCTTGAGTGGGTGGATTTCATTGCCGACTGTCTTGCGGAAGATGATCCTGATCTCGGCAAGGAATTTCATACCCGCTGCCGTTTCCTGATCATCACCATGGAAGTGGAAGCCGCCCGCAACGGCAAACTCTTTCCATTCACCTGCGATATCCTGAACGGTTTGCGAAATTCCGGTATCAAAACCGGAATCATCACCCGCAATACAGCATCAGCCGTGCGCGAGCTGGTCCCGGAAATCAACAACCTTTCCGGCTGCTTCCTTTCCCGCGAAGATGTTAAAAACGTAAAACCGCACCCGGAACACCTCTTTATGGCTCTGGAAGTCATCGGCGTAGCCCCGGAGCACACCCTCATGGTCGGTGACCATCCCATGGACATCGAAACCGGGAAAAGAGCCGGGGCCATGACCGCAGGAGTAGCAACAGGGCGCATGTCAGTTGAAGAACTCCGCAAAGCCGACCCCGATTTCGTAGCTACAGATTGTGCACAACTAATTCAACTACTCGAAAAACAAGGATTAGTTATGAACAATTAA
- a CDS encoding NAD(P)/FAD-dependent oxidoreductase yields MSGKYDVIIAGGGPTGSTAACILANKGFKVALIDKAEFPRKKLCGGLLTYKATEVIDKIFGCDVDCLKEKGIINFESPEYSINYRNHNIRDAESSIPFRFVDRVDFDYFLLQKAANAGAQIFTGEEIKECNYQDAEVKTASNLIFKGKYLIGADGVHSTIRRSLPYDKKKWRDDMAATIEIIFDEKDYPRKVTKPELYIGHLRAGYIWVFPAKGKVVTGIGALKRCTTDFKKTYMDFLRNQGISDPESLHMQGYPLPYGNFMENPCFGRTLLAGDAAGLVEPLFGEGIFYALQTGRYAAESIAQGITENKNPEKLYLERLEKYVFPEFRYSNRLRWTLFYSQPLLKHMSFKMMFTSMPRILADMVHGIRSYKFLLKKEWD; encoded by the coding sequence GTGTCCGGTAAATATGATGTAATTATCGCAGGTGGAGGGCCTACCGGTTCAACAGCCGCCTGCATTCTAGCTAATAAAGGCTTTAAAGTAGCCCTGATCGACAAGGCAGAGTTCCCCAGAAAGAAGCTTTGCGGAGGTTTATTAACCTACAAAGCTACTGAAGTAATTGATAAAATATTCGGCTGCGATGTTGATTGCCTTAAAGAAAAAGGGATTATCAACTTTGAATCACCGGAATATTCCATCAACTACCGGAACCATAATATCCGGGACGCAGAATCATCCATCCCTTTCCGTTTTGTGGACCGGGTGGATTTTGATTACTTCCTTCTGCAAAAAGCCGCAAATGCCGGGGCCCAAATTTTTACCGGTGAAGAAATCAAAGAATGCAATTATCAGGATGCAGAAGTAAAAACAGCATCAAATCTGATTTTCAAAGGAAAATATCTGATCGGCGCGGACGGGGTACATTCGACCATCCGCCGCTCCCTGCCCTATGATAAGAAAAAATGGCGCGACGATATGGCCGCGACCATTGAAATAATTTTTGATGAAAAGGATTACCCGCGCAAGGTAACCAAACCTGAACTCTACATCGGTCATTTGCGGGCCGGGTATATCTGGGTTTTTCCGGCCAAAGGAAAAGTTGTCACCGGAATCGGCGCACTCAAACGGTGCACAACTGATTTCAAAAAGACATACATGGATTTTCTGCGCAATCAGGGTATTTCCGATCCCGAGTCTCTGCACATGCAGGGCTATCCCCTGCCATACGGAAATTTTATGGAAAATCCCTGCTTCGGACGCACCCTGCTGGCCGGGGACGCAGCAGGGCTGGTGGAACCACTCTTCGGTGAAGGAATTTTCTACGCCCTGCAGACCGGACGCTACGCCGCCGAATCCATCGCACAGGGAATCACCGAAAATAAAAATCCTGAAAAGCTCTATCTTGAACGGCTGGAAAAATATGTTTTCCCGGAATTTCGCTATTCCAACCGTTTGCGCTGGACCTTGTTCTATTCCCAGCCGCTGCTGAAACATATGTCATTCAAAATGATGTTCACATCCATGCCCAGAATCTTGGCCGACATGGTTCACGGGATCAGGTCGTATAAGTTTTTACTGAAGAAAGAATGGGATTAA
- the hisG gene encoding ATP phosphoribosyltransferase, translating into MSKQLKIGLPKGSLQDATIKLFAKSGWKINLHHRNYFPDVNDDELNISMCRVQEISRYIEDGILDCGLAGRDWVLENKSDVIEISSLVYSKVSNRPARWILAVAGDSPYYKPEDLAGKKIATELLGATKEYFESKNIPVDVFYSWGATEAKVVEGLCDAIVEVTETGTTIKAHGLRVIDEVMSTNTVFIVNKDAWNDPWKRKKIENINLLLQGALRAEKMVGLKMNMPKASLEKAMDVMPSLNSPTVSALSDDKWVSVEIMVEEVVVRELIPELIDMGAEGIIEYPLNKVI; encoded by the coding sequence ATGTCCAAGCAACTGAAAATCGGTCTGCCCAAAGGTTCCCTGCAGGATGCTACAATTAAACTCTTCGCCAAGTCCGGCTGGAAAATCAACCTGCACCACAGAAACTACTTTCCCGATGTAAACGATGATGAGCTGAATATCTCCATGTGCCGCGTGCAGGAAATCTCCCGCTACATCGAAGACGGAATCCTTGACTGCGGCCTTGCCGGACGCGACTGGGTTCTTGAAAACAAATCCGATGTTATTGAAATTTCCAGCCTTGTTTACTCAAAGGTCAGCAACCGCCCCGCACGCTGGATTCTCGCCGTTGCCGGGGATTCCCCCTACTACAAGCCCGAAGATCTGGCCGGCAAGAAAATCGCCACAGAACTTCTCGGTGCCACCAAAGAATACTTTGAATCCAAAAACATTCCCGTAGATGTTTTCTACTCCTGGGGTGCCACCGAAGCAAAGGTTGTTGAAGGTCTTTGTGACGCCATCGTCGAAGTTACTGAAACCGGGACCACCATCAAGGCCCACGGGTTGCGCGTAATCGATGAAGTCATGTCCACCAACACCGTCTTCATCGTCAACAAGGACGCATGGAACGATCCGTGGAAGCGCAAAAAAATCGAAAACATCAACCTGCTGCTTCAGGGTGCACTGCGCGCTGAAAAAATGGTCGGGTTGAAAATGAACATGCCCAAGGCTTCCCTTGAAAAAGCCATGGACGTAATGCCCAGCCTTAACTCTCCCACCGTATCCGCCCTCTCCGACGATAAATGGGTTTCCGTGGAAATCATGGTCGAGGAAGTGGTCGTGCGCGAACTCATCCCCGAACTCATCGACATGGGCGCGGAAGGAATTATCGAGTACCCGCTTAATAAAGTAATTTAA
- a CDS encoding Fur family transcriptional regulator encodes MKSAQDIFTEYLTRQRLKMTPQRRTILEVFLAEEGHISSEELYNLVRDEDSSIGQATVYRTLKLLADSGIAKSVDFNDGVIRYEHKYGHEHHDHLVCERCGKTIEAVDNEIEHLQEELAKKYGFELTHHEMYLFGVCKECQGKSEK; translated from the coding sequence ATGAAATCAGCACAAGATATATTTACTGAATATCTGACTCGTCAGAGACTCAAAATGACCCCCCAGCGCAGAACAATTCTGGAAGTGTTCCTTGCTGAGGAAGGCCACATCTCTTCAGAAGAACTGTACAATCTTGTCCGCGACGAAGACTCTTCTATCGGACAGGCAACTGTATACCGTACCCTTAAACTTCTTGCTGATTCCGGCATTGCCAAATCCGTCGATTTCAACGACGGCGTTATCCGCTATGAGCATAAGTACGGCCATGAGCATCATGACCATCTTGTGTGCGAGCGTTGCGGCAAGACCATTGAAGCCGTGGATAACGAAATTGAGCATCTACAGGAAGAACTGGCCAAAAAATACGGCTTTGAGCTTACCCATCATGAGATGTATCTTTTCGGCGTCTGCAAGGAGTGCCAGGGAAAAAGCGAAAAATAA
- a CDS encoding DUF362 domain-containing protein, producing the protein MSKVYFWNLRTTRKSPHALKMKKLLKQSGLNAIIDPGNLVALKVHFGESGNTGYLNALNLRPIVDFLKKAGAKPFFTDTSTLYVGDRGESVSHGLLAARHGYDPNIVGAPVMFADGLRGEYETTVPYDGEYISEAYVGGMFMETDMMVTLNHVKGHGLAGYGGAIKNIGMGCASKKGKMHIHMSTGPHLHPEKCTGCGVCITECAAKALDLDDDGKIIMGGKCTGCGRCFLSCRYSAISIDWKTDVDVFTKRLMEYNKAILDQLKRPAMHINFLMNITPDCDCHGYSDAPVCPDLGIMISSDPVAIDQASLDMINSAPPLYPSRLPDGLSQGDDKFKSLTPDTPDCFGLKYAEEIGLGSRNYKLVTI; encoded by the coding sequence ATGTCCAAAGTATATTTCTGGAATTTGCGCACCACACGCAAATCTCCACATGCCTTGAAAATGAAAAAACTGCTCAAGCAGTCCGGCCTCAACGCTATTATTGACCCCGGTAACCTTGTAGCCTTGAAAGTTCATTTCGGTGAGAGCGGAAACACCGGATATCTGAACGCCCTCAACCTGCGTCCTATCGTTGATTTCCTGAAAAAAGCAGGTGCCAAACCGTTCTTCACTGACACCAGCACCCTTTATGTGGGTGATCGCGGTGAATCTGTTTCCCACGGATTACTGGCTGCCCGGCATGGTTACGATCCCAACATAGTCGGTGCTCCGGTCATGTTTGCGGACGGTTTACGCGGCGAATATGAAACAACCGTCCCTTACGATGGGGAATATATTTCTGAAGCATACGTGGGCGGCATGTTTATGGAAACAGATATGATGGTCACCCTCAACCACGTTAAAGGTCACGGACTGGCCGGATATGGCGGGGCCATCAAAAATATAGGTATGGGCTGCGCTTCCAAGAAAGGAAAAATGCATATCCACATGTCCACCGGGCCGCATCTGCATCCGGAAAAATGTACCGGATGCGGGGTCTGTATCACCGAATGTGCTGCCAAAGCACTGGATCTCGACGATGACGGTAAAATCATCATGGGCGGCAAATGCACCGGATGCGGACGCTGTTTCCTGTCCTGTCGTTACAGTGCTATTTCCATTGACTGGAAAACTGATGTGGATGTTTTCACCAAGCGGCTCATGGAATACAACAAGGCCATTCTCGATCAGCTAAAACGCCCGGCCATGCATATCAATTTCCTGATGAACATCACCCCGGATTGCGATTGCCACGGCTACAGCGATGCGCCTGTCTGTCCCGATCTGGGAATCATGATTTCATCCGACCCGGTCGCAATTGATCAGGCTTCGCTTGATATGATCAACTCTGCGCCGCCCCTCTACCCCAGCCGTCTGCCCGACGGTCTCAGTCAGGGTGATGATAAGTTCAAATCCCTCACGCCCGATACGCCGGACTGTTTCGGACTCAAATATGCTGAAGAAATCGGACTGGGTTCACGCAATTACAAGCTGGTGACTATTTAA
- a CDS encoding homocysteine biosynthesis protein, whose translation MATTFEVNKTISEINERIKKGKAVVVNAEEMVEIVRSKGKVEAAKEIDVVTTGTFSPMCSSGMFFNIGQVPPLMKTSQVWLNNVPAYAGVAAVDSFIGVTEPSADDPLNKVHPGRFTYGGGHVIEDLIAGKTVRLKAKAYGTDCYPRREIEKDVSLKDLKDVTILNPRNCYQNYNAAVNMTSRTVYTYMGPLKPNQRNVNFATAGQLSPLFNDPYLRTIGMGTRIFLAGAKGYVIGAGTQHVKNPQRNERGIPLTPSGTLMLKSGNVTEMDSRYFRGLSFPGYGCTASVGVGIPIPILNEEMAFFTGVSDADIQMPVKDYGYDYPNGVGNILAHVTLEELKSGSINLNGKDIPTVPLTSHSISLEIADKLKDWIQKGEFLLTEPVEEIESE comes from the coding sequence ATGGCTACTACCTTTGAAGTCAACAAGACAATCAGTGAAATCAACGAACGAATCAAGAAAGGTAAGGCTGTAGTCGTCAACGCTGAAGAAATGGTCGAAATCGTCCGTTCAAAAGGCAAGGTTGAAGCAGCCAAAGAGATAGATGTTGTCACCACCGGGACTTTTTCCCCCATGTGCTCTTCCGGCATGTTCTTCAATATCGGGCAGGTTCCGCCGTTGATGAAGACTTCGCAGGTCTGGCTGAACAATGTTCCCGCTTACGCCGGAGTTGCTGCTGTAGACTCTTTTATCGGTGTTACCGAGCCTTCTGCGGACGATCCTCTGAACAAGGTTCATCCCGGACGTTTTACTTACGGTGGCGGACACGTAATCGAAGACCTTATTGCCGGAAAAACAGTACGTCTCAAGGCCAAGGCCTACGGTACCGACTGTTATCCGCGCCGTGAAATCGAAAAAGATGTTTCCCTCAAGGATCTCAAGGATGTGACCATCCTCAACCCGCGCAACTGTTACCAGAACTACAATGCCGCGGTGAACATGACCAGCAGGACCGTCTACACCTACATGGGACCGCTCAAGCCCAACCAGCGCAATGTAAATTTTGCCACTGCCGGGCAGCTCTCCCCGCTTTTTAACGACCCCTACCTGAGGACCATCGGCATGGGTACACGCATCTTCCTTGCCGGGGCCAAAGGTTACGTCATCGGGGCCGGAACCCAGCATGTGAAGAATCCCCAGCGTAACGAGCGCGGTATTCCGCTCACACCGTCCGGCACACTCATGCTCAAGTCCGGCAACGTCACCGAGATGGATTCCCGCTATTTTCGCGGCCTGAGCTTCCCCGGTTACGGCTGTACCGCATCTGTGGGCGTAGGTATTCCCATTCCCATCCTTAACGAGGAAATGGCCTTCTTTACCGGGGTTTCCGATGCAGATATCCAGATGCCGGTCAAAGACTACGGTTACGACTATCCCAACGGCGTAGGTAACATCCTCGCCCATGTGACTCTTGAAGAGCTCAAGTCCGGTTCCATTAACCTGAACGGCAAGGATATCCCCACCGTTCCGCTGACCAGTCACTCCATATCTCTGGAAATTGCTGACAAGCTCAAAGACTGGATCCAGAAGGGCGAGTTCCTGCTCACCGAGCCTGTTGAAGAGATTGAGTCTGAATAA
- a CDS encoding DnaA ATPase domain-containing protein: MKEALRNHLLNSCSDSELTRWFDPINIDISDETGEVVVTFPHAFFGQWFRSSIQDRFEEQLGQFLGSGFSVSYSNNGSSHSAAPEQPVSVKKIDFPFGHNFTFENFLISKKNYFPLASAKEVARVDNVSFNPFVICGKSGSGKSHLLKAIANEVCKKVDREKVFLGNVDDVQNIYSVRFGGDVMRARNYFFDFEYFFLDDLKQLKKYEHLQQELISIFNNFYEHGKQMVFSCTDKLASYDFLNKNLKSRLEWGLIVTLKRPDLEIRAKYVQKQCKLKKLPLSKDQILTLSQRFQDFRYLQGIIIKLSAFRELVRKNMDDRDFEHILSNTEEKADETLTPEYVIESVASHFNLKPSDLTGSKRHKMTAHARQVAMYLCRELLGISYPALGRTFGGKDHSTVLYSVKKIQELQRDDKVLKRLLIDLKNKCLLRVSN; this comes from the coding sequence GTGAAAGAAGCACTGAGAAATCATCTTTTAAATTCATGCTCCGATTCCGAGCTGACCCGCTGGTTCGACCCCATAAATATCGACATTTCCGACGAGACCGGGGAAGTGGTTGTCACTTTTCCGCACGCTTTTTTCGGGCAGTGGTTCAGATCAAGCATACAGGACCGTTTTGAAGAACAGCTGGGCCAGTTTCTGGGCAGCGGTTTTTCCGTATCCTATTCCAATAACGGCTCCAGTCACTCAGCTGCTCCGGAACAACCGGTCAGCGTCAAGAAAATTGACTTTCCGTTCGGACACAACTTCACCTTTGAAAATTTTCTGATCAGCAAAAAGAACTACTTCCCCCTTGCATCAGCCAAGGAAGTAGCCCGTGTCGATAACGTATCGTTCAACCCCTTTGTGATCTGCGGTAAAAGCGGGTCCGGCAAATCACATCTCCTGAAAGCCATTGCCAACGAAGTCTGCAAAAAGGTGGACCGCGAAAAAGTATTCCTCGGCAACGTTGATGACGTTCAGAATATCTACTCTGTCCGTTTCGGTGGAGACGTCATGCGCGCGCGTAACTACTTCTTTGATTTCGAATACTTTTTCCTCGACGACCTCAAACAGCTTAAAAAATACGAACATCTGCAGCAGGAACTCATCTCCATATTCAACAACTTTTATGAACATGGAAAACAGATGGTCTTCAGCTGTACCGATAAACTGGCTTCCTACGACTTTTTGAACAAGAACCTGAAATCAAGACTGGAATGGGGACTGATCGTCACCCTGAAAAGGCCGGACCTTGAAATCAGGGCCAAGTATGTCCAGAAGCAGTGCAAACTCAAAAAGCTGCCGCTGAGCAAAGACCAGATCCTGACCCTCTCCCAGAGATTTCAGGACTTCAGGTATTTGCAGGGCATTATCATCAAACTTTCTGCATTCCGTGAACTTGTGCGCAAGAACATGGATGACCGGGATTTTGAACACATCCTCAGTAACACGGAAGAAAAGGCCGACGAGACCCTGACCCCGGAATACGTGATCGAGTCCGTGGCCTCCCATTTCAACCTCAAACCTTCCGACCTTACCGGGAGCAAAAGGCACAAGATGACCGCCCACGCAAGACAGGTGGCCATGTACCTTTGCCGGGAACTTTTAGGTATTTCCTATCCCGCCCTCGGCCGGACATTTGGAGGAAAAGACCACTCAACTGTTCTTTATTCTGTAAAAAAAATACAAGAATTACAAAGAGATGATAAGGTTTTGAAAAGACTGTTGATAGACTTGAAGAATAAGTGTCTTTTGCGTGTCTCAAACTAG
- the nhaA gene encoding Na+/H+ antiporter NhaA, which produces MSKAQVVTKDDQPRIDKMLQPFYEFVRVESSGGLVLIIATILALIWANSPWGHLYEAFKSMPLTVGAGDFILSKPAILWINDGLMAVFFFLVGLEIKREILVGELNSFRQASLPIFAAVGGMVVPALVYAFFNAGTSSVDGWGIPMATDIAFSLGVLSMLGDRVPLSLKIFLTAVAIVDDIGAILVIAIFYSSGISLWIIGLGMLFFVCMIVLNRLGVRHPLPYLFFGCLMWLAFLKSGVHATVAGVLAAMTIPASTRLCCTDFLGPMRNHLMDYEMGGDKNRVTLSNKQMLSALGNMNRDVLMASPPLKRIEHNLHYWVAFGIMPIFALANAGIDFTGEGGGLDVFHPVSLGIFFGLIVGKVVGICLASWIAVKSGIAEMPRTMVPGHFLGAALLAGIGFTMSIFITTLAWDATSPFVVEAKFSILAASVVAGILGFIVLRSCSLPGKCEK; this is translated from the coding sequence ATGAGTAAGGCACAAGTTGTAACTAAAGATGATCAGCCCAGAATAGATAAGATGCTCCAGCCCTTTTATGAATTTGTCAGGGTTGAGTCTTCCGGCGGTCTGGTTTTGATTATCGCGACAATTCTTGCTCTGATCTGGGCTAATTCTCCGTGGGGACATCTTTACGAAGCTTTTAAAAGCATGCCCTTAACCGTGGGTGCCGGGGATTTTATCCTTTCCAAACCGGCCATTCTCTGGATCAATGACGGGTTGATGGCTGTTTTCTTTTTTCTGGTCGGCCTTGAAATCAAACGCGAAATTCTAGTAGGTGAATTAAACTCATTCAGGCAGGCGTCTTTGCCGATTTTTGCGGCTGTGGGCGGGATGGTTGTACCGGCTCTGGTGTATGCTTTTTTCAATGCCGGAACCTCTTCAGTGGATGGCTGGGGTATTCCCATGGCTACGGACATTGCCTTTTCTCTGGGCGTACTCTCCATGCTCGGGGACCGGGTTCCGTTGAGCCTTAAAATTTTTCTCACTGCAGTAGCCATTGTTGATGATATCGGTGCCATACTTGTTATCGCGATCTTTTATTCTTCAGGCATATCGCTTTGGATAATCGGCCTGGGCATGCTTTTTTTCGTGTGCATGATCGTATTGAACAGGCTGGGGGTGCGTCATCCGTTGCCGTATCTATTTTTCGGCTGCCTGATGTGGCTGGCATTCCTGAAAAGTGGAGTGCATGCCACTGTGGCAGGTGTTCTGGCGGCCATGACCATTCCTGCTTCAACAAGACTTTGCTGTACTGATTTTCTGGGACCCATGCGCAACCATCTCATGGATTATGAAATGGGCGGAGATAAGAACAGGGTTACACTTTCAAATAAACAGATGCTTTCCGCTCTCGGCAACATGAACAGGGATGTACTCATGGCCAGTCCTCCGCTGAAGCGTATTGAGCATAATCTTCATTATTGGGTGGCCTTCGGGATTATGCCCATATTCGCCCTTGCTAATGCGGGCATTGATTTCACCGGAGAGGGCGGCGGTCTGGATGTTTTCCACCCGGTGAGTCTCGGTATTTTTTTCGGTCTGATTGTGGGTAAGGTTGTGGGAATCTGTCTGGCCAGCTGGATTGCGGTGAAGAGCGGCATTGCTGAAATGCCTCGTACCATGGTTCCCGGTCATTTTCTGGGGGCGGCACTGCTGGCTGGTATTGGGTTTACCATGTCAATTTTTATTACCACTTTGGCCTGGGATGCAACTTCTCCATTTGTGGTTGAGGCCAAGTTCAGTATTCTGGCTGCGTCTGTTGTGGCCGGTATTTTAGGGTTCATTGTACTTAGAAGCTGTTCTCTTCCCGGTAAATGCGAGAAATAG
- a CDS encoding DMT family transporter: MNTKSFKADILLLITAIIWGAAFVAQRVGMDYMGPLTFNAVRFALGAAALLPLIQRIDREKKKDGTYQEVDRNSFIKGSLIAGGALFMGATFQQWGLVYTTAGNAGFITGLYVVFVPIMGLFFKQKTGLPTWIGAMLAVIGMYLLSVNESFHIEMGDLLVLICAVFFAGHVVVISLLASKVDPVKFAAGQFVACSVFSFIGAFALESVTFAGIWAGIVPILYGGLMSVGVAYTLQVVAQQEAKPAHAAIILSLESVFAALAGWLLLGELLTTQGLIGCGLMLCGMLLSQIKS; this comes from the coding sequence ATGAATACCAAAAGTTTTAAAGCCGATATTTTACTGCTCATTACCGCCATTATCTGGGGTGCTGCATTTGTGGCCCAGCGGGTGGGTATGGATTACATGGGACCGCTTACTTTCAATGCGGTCCGCTTTGCGCTGGGTGCAGCCGCGCTGCTGCCGCTCATTCAACGTATTGACCGCGAAAAAAAGAAAGACGGTACTTATCAGGAAGTTGACAGAAACAGCTTTATCAAAGGCAGCCTCATTGCCGGTGGTGCGCTTTTTATGGGTGCAACTTTCCAGCAATGGGGGCTTGTTTACACCACTGCCGGAAATGCAGGTTTTATCACCGGATTATATGTGGTCTTTGTTCCTATTATGGGGCTGTTTTTCAAACAGAAAACCGGACTGCCCACCTGGATTGGAGCAATGCTGGCTGTCATCGGTATGTATCTGCTTTCAGTTAACGAAAGCTTTCATATTGAGATGGGTGACCTGCTGGTGCTGATTTGCGCGGTTTTCTTTGCCGGGCATGTTGTGGTTATTTCCCTGCTGGCCAGCAAGGTTGATCCGGTTAAATTTGCCGCCGGGCAGTTTGTGGCCTGTTCCGTATTCAGCTTTATCGGTGCATTCGCTTTGGAGAGCGTAACTTTTGCCGGAATCTGGGCCGGAATTGTACCCATCCTTTACGGCGGGCTTATGTCTGTGGGGGTTGCCTATACTTTACAGGTGGTGGCTCAGCAGGAAGCCAAACCCGCACACGCGGCAATCATCCTCAGTCTGGAATCAGTATTTGCCGCACTTGCCGGATGGCTGCTGCTCGGAGAGCTACTGACCACGCAAGGATTAATCGGTTGCGGACTGATGCTCTGCGGTATGCTGCTGTCGCAGATTAAGTCTTAA